The following are encoded in a window of Callithrix jacchus isolate 240 chromosome 9, calJac240_pri, whole genome shotgun sequence genomic DNA:
- the ZCRB1 gene encoding zinc finger CCHC-type and RNA-binding motif-containing protein 1 isoform X3, which translates to MKDKDTRKSKGVAFILFLDKDSAQNCTRAINNKQLFGRVIKASIAIDNGRAAEFIRRRNYFDKSKCYECGESGHLSYACPKNMLGEREPPKKKEKKKKKKAPEPEEEIEEVEESEDEGEDPALDSLSQAIAFQQAKIEEEQKKWKPSSGGPSTSDDSRRPRIKKSTYFSDEEELSD; encoded by the exons ATGAAAGATAAAGATACCAGGAAGAGTAAAGgggttgcatttattttatttttggataaagACTCTGCACAAAACTGTACCAGGGCAATAAACAACAAACAG TTATTTGGTAGAGTGATAAAAGCAAGCATTGCTATTGACAATGGAAGAGCAGCTGAGTTCATCCGAAGGCGAAACTACTTTGATAAATCTAAGTGTTATGAATGTGGG gaaagtggACACTTAAGTTATGCCTGTCCAAAAAATATGCTTGGAGAACGTGAGCcgccaaagaagaaagaaaaaaagaaaaaaaagaaagctcctgAACCAGAAGAAGAAAT tGAGGAAGTAGAAGAAAGTGAAGATGAAGGGGAGGATCCTGCTCTTGACAGCCTCAGTCAGGCCATAGCATTCCAG CAAGCCAAAattgaagaagaacaaaaaaaatggaaacccaGTTCAGGAGGCCCCTCAACGTCAGATGATTCAAGACGCCCAAGGATAAAGAAAAGCACATATTTCAGTGATGAGGAAGAACTTAGTGATTAA
- the ZCRB1 gene encoding zinc finger CCHC-type and RNA-binding motif-containing protein 1 isoform X2 has product MTCTGVTIMKDKDTRKSKGVAFILFLDKDSAQNCTRAINNKQLFGRVIKASIAIDNGRAAEFIRRRNYFDKSKCYECGESGHLSYACPKNMLGEREPPKKKEKKKKKKAPEPEEEIEEVEESEDEGEDPALDSLSQAIAFQQAKIEEEQKKWKPSSGGPSTSDDSRRPRIKKSTYFSDEEELSD; this is encoded by the exons ATGACTTGTACCGG GGTTACCATAATGAAAGATAAAGATACCAGGAAGAGTAAAGgggttgcatttattttatttttggataaagACTCTGCACAAAACTGTACCAGGGCAATAAACAACAAACAG TTATTTGGTAGAGTGATAAAAGCAAGCATTGCTATTGACAATGGAAGAGCAGCTGAGTTCATCCGAAGGCGAAACTACTTTGATAAATCTAAGTGTTATGAATGTGGG gaaagtggACACTTAAGTTATGCCTGTCCAAAAAATATGCTTGGAGAACGTGAGCcgccaaagaagaaagaaaaaaagaaaaaaaagaaagctcctgAACCAGAAGAAGAAAT tGAGGAAGTAGAAGAAAGTGAAGATGAAGGGGAGGATCCTGCTCTTGACAGCCTCAGTCAGGCCATAGCATTCCAG CAAGCCAAAattgaagaagaacaaaaaaaatggaaacccaGTTCAGGAGGCCCCTCAACGTCAGATGATTCAAGACGCCCAAGGATAAAGAAAAGCACATATTTCAGTGATGAGGAAGAACTTAGTGATTAA
- the ZCRB1 gene encoding zinc finger CCHC-type and RNA-binding motif-containing protein 1 isoform X1, with protein MSGGLAPSKSTVYVSNLPFSLTNNDLYRIFSKYGKVVKVTIMKDKDTRKSKGVAFILFLDKDSAQNCTRAINNKQLFGRVIKASIAIDNGRAAEFIRRRNYFDKSKCYECGESGHLSYACPKNMLGEREPPKKKEKKKKKKAPEPEEEIEEVEESEDEGEDPALDSLSQAIAFQQAKIEEEQKKWKPSSGGPSTSDDSRRPRIKKSTYFSDEEELSD; from the exons ATGAGTGGTGGATTGGCTCCAAGTAAGAGCACAGTGTATGTATCCAACTTGCCTTTTTCCCTGACAAACAATGACTTGTACCGG ATATTTTCCAAGTATGGCAAAGTTGTAAA GGTTACCATAATGAAAGATAAAGATACCAGGAAGAGTAAAGgggttgcatttattttatttttggataaagACTCTGCACAAAACTGTACCAGGGCAATAAACAACAAACAG TTATTTGGTAGAGTGATAAAAGCAAGCATTGCTATTGACAATGGAAGAGCAGCTGAGTTCATCCGAAGGCGAAACTACTTTGATAAATCTAAGTGTTATGAATGTGGG gaaagtggACACTTAAGTTATGCCTGTCCAAAAAATATGCTTGGAGAACGTGAGCcgccaaagaagaaagaaaaaaagaaaaaaaagaaagctcctgAACCAGAAGAAGAAAT tGAGGAAGTAGAAGAAAGTGAAGATGAAGGGGAGGATCCTGCTCTTGACAGCCTCAGTCAGGCCATAGCATTCCAG CAAGCCAAAattgaagaagaacaaaaaaaatggaaacccaGTTCAGGAGGCCCCTCAACGTCAGATGATTCAAGACGCCCAAGGATAAAGAAAAGCACATATTTCAGTGATGAGGAAGAACTTAGTGATTAA